In Chelmon rostratus isolate fCheRos1 chromosome 4, fCheRos1.pri, whole genome shotgun sequence, a genomic segment contains:
- the mindy4 gene encoding probable ubiquitin carboxyl-terminal hydrolase MINDY-4 isoform X2, translating to MAVSVEEVSSSLVREYLSRKGLKRTIACMDEEHPRTAASINNRSHLRQTLNMEDLYRKNKVQNSPLKTLLEIIVKHHIKGLKNDKMTCNESDPLESAPIVSSIANCPAVAPTIMNGTKTEDSAAAFVISKHVKTRSDIEGIGPSQPIRTSLLAETDRMSSHDQRGIWVCDSEDQKGQPLAPSLQDKESFIRREPEKKPFLMESTQRSRTNRIIRGMMAGPIASTAQEPHKKRQTRRLEVPQPLLRKEEENRQSKDGLLMADLHQKGLESRPTEISSVECVGGRWELRRAPERLRRENSFEKMGQDRKNKVKSLTRPNAADLDVSEMVLDDIDDDDDLRELSKVSFQRTMAKHSYASHPMDQHTATELKAVLLGSTLNCFNVEWRNQGFTFSETHDLRYGIVQKKGGPCGVLASIQAFVLKKLLFENIKSSNTGLQRLRPSNTTRRECLVLAAAEILWRAGEEKQATIAINSGRNHFIPAGHYKSEGVLEKITCFTVDNVKDLQSFLEQHIEQFETGALGCILLTISAVLSRSIEKVREDMDMPTTTLIGAHGYCTQELVNLLLCGRAVSNVFDNEMELDSGNGSVTLLKGIKGQCDVGLLSLFEHYNICKVGASLKTPCYPIWVVCSESHFSVLFGLQRELLTNQDIGLEFDLYFYDGLANQQEEIRLTVSVGKSAQSCQGVTDLIPPLEHCIRTRWKDAFVNWNDTEPIL from the exons ATGGCCGTTTCAGTAGAGGAGGTTTCTTCGTCTCTTGTGCGGGAATATCTGAGTCGAAAG GGACTCAAGAGGACGATTGCCTGTATGGATGAAGAGCATCCACGCACAGCGGCCAGTATCAACAACAGATCCCACCTGAGACAGACTCTCAACATGGAGGATCTCTACAGAAAGAATAAG GTTCAGAACTCCCCTCTGAAAACATTACTGGAGATTATTGTGAAGCATCACATTAAAGGccttaaaaatgacaaaatgacatgCAATGAAAGTGATCCCTTGGAATCTGCTCCAATTGTTAGCTCGATTGCTAATTGTCCTGCAGTAGCCCCAACCATAATGAATGGCACAAAGACAGAGGATAGCGCTGCAGCATTTGTCATTAGCAAACACGTCAAAACAAG GTCTGATATAGAGGGAATCGGCCCCTCTCAGCCAATACGTACGTCCTTATtggctgagacagacagaatgtcCAGTCATGATCAAAGAGGTATTTGGGTTTGTGACTCAGAAGACCAAAAAGGCCAGCCACTGGCGCCTTCCCTCCAGGACAAGGAGAGCTTCATCAGAAGAGAACCAGAAAAAAAGCCCTTCCTCATGGAGAGCACTCAACGGAGCAGAACTAATCGAATCATACGTGGCATGATGGCTGGACCAATAGCTAGCACGGCTCAG GAaccacacaaaaaaagacagactcGAAGGCTAGAAGTGCCCCAGCCACTGctcagaaaagaagaagaaaacaggcaGTCTAAGGATGGACTGTTAATGGCTGACTTACATCAAAAAGGCTTAGAAAGCAGGCCAACTGAAATCAGCTCAGTTGAGTGCGTAGGAGGGCGATGGGAGTTGCGGAGAGCTCCTGAGAGACTGCGGAGGGAAAACAGCTTTGAAAAAATGGGACAAGATAGAAAGAATAA AGTAAAGTCTTTGACGAGGCCAAATGCGGCTGATCTAGATGTGTCTGAGATGGTTTTAG AtgatattgatgatgatgatgatcttcGAGAGCTCTCCAAAGTATCTTTTCAGAGAACTATGGCGAAGCACAGCTATGCCAGCCACCCAATGGACCAACACACTGCCACG GAATTGAAAGCGGTTCTACTTGGTTCCACCCTAAATTGTTTCAATGTTGAGTGGAGGAATCAGGGTTTCACATTCTCAGAGACACATGACCTGAGATATGGAATTGTGCAGAAAAAG GGTGGTCCTTGTGGAGTTCTGGCATCCATCCAAGCCTTTGTTCTAAAGAAACTGCTGTTTGAAAACATCAAAAGCAGTAATACAGGCCTTCA GAGGTTAAGACCTTCGAACACTACCAGAAGAGAGTGTCTTGTTTTAGCTGCGGCTGAAATCCTGTGGAGAGCTGGCGAGGAAAAACAAGCCACAATTGCAAT AAATTCAGGGAGGAATCATTTCATCCCAGCTGGACACTACAAATCTGAAGGAGTGCTTGAAAAG ATCACATGTTTCACGGTGGATAACGTCAAGGACCTGCAGTCGTTTCTGGAACAGCATATTGAGCAG TTCGAGACTGGGGCGTTAGGATGCATACTGCTGACCATATCTGCTGTCCTGTCTCGGTCCATTGAAAA AGTAAGAGAGGATATGGACATGCCCACCACCACACTCATCGGAGCTCATGGCTACTGCACTCAG GAGCTGGTCAACTTGTTGCTCTGTGGAAGAGCAGTTTCTAATGTCTTTGACAATGAAATGGAGCTGGACTCAGGCAATGGCAGCGTGACTCTACTCAAGGGAATCAAAGGCCAGTGTGATGTTGGCCTGCTGTCCTTGTTTGAGCATTATAACATCTGTAAG GTAGGTGCTAGCCTGAAGACTCCCTGTTATCCCATCTGGGTGGTGTGCAGTGAAAGCCACTTCAGTGTGCTGTTTGGCCTGCAGAGGGAGCTGTTGACCAATCAGGACATAGGTCTGGAGTTTGACCTCTACTTTTACGATGGATTGGCCAATCAGCAGGAGGAGATCCGCCTCACTGTCT ctgttggCAAATCGGCCCAGAGCTGTCAGGGCGTCACTGATCTCATTCCTCCACTGGAGCACTGTATCCGAACAAG gtggaAAGATGCATTTGTCAACTGGAATGACACAGAGCCTATTCTCTGA
- the mindy4 gene encoding probable ubiquitin carboxyl-terminal hydrolase MINDY-4 isoform X1: MAVSVEEVSSSLVREYLSRKGLKRTIACMDEEHPRTAASINNRSHLRQTLNMEDLYRKNKVQNSPLKTLLEIIVKHHIKGLKNDKMTCNESDPLESAPIVSSIANCPAVAPTIMNGTKTEDSAAAFVISKHVKTRSDIEGIGPSQPIRTSLLAETDRMSSHDQRGIWVCDSEDQKGQPLAPSLQDKESFIRREPEKKPFLMESTQRSRTNRIIRGMMAGPIASTAQEPHKKRQTRRLEVPQPLLRKEEENRQSKDGLLMADLHQKGLESRPTEISSVECVGGRWELRRAPERLRRENSFEKMGQDRKNKVKSLTRPNAADLDVSEMVLDDIDDDDDLRELSKVSFQRTMAKHSYASHPMDQHTATELKAVLLGSTLNCFNVEWRNQGFTFSETHDLRYGIVQKKGGPCGVLASIQAFVLKKLLFENIKSSNTGLQRLRPSNTTRRECLVLAAAEILWRAGEEKQATIAINSGRNHFIPAGHYKSEGVLEKITCFTVDNVKDLQSFLEQHIEQVRDADCMSSMQKIANLFALVCVSLPQFETGALGCILLTISAVLSRSIEKVREDMDMPTTTLIGAHGYCTQELVNLLLCGRAVSNVFDNEMELDSGNGSVTLLKGIKGQCDVGLLSLFEHYNICKVGASLKTPCYPIWVVCSESHFSVLFGLQRELLTNQDIGLEFDLYFYDGLANQQEEIRLTVSVGKSAQSCQGVTDLIPPLEHCIRTRWKDAFVNWNDTEPIL; encoded by the exons ATGGCCGTTTCAGTAGAGGAGGTTTCTTCGTCTCTTGTGCGGGAATATCTGAGTCGAAAG GGACTCAAGAGGACGATTGCCTGTATGGATGAAGAGCATCCACGCACAGCGGCCAGTATCAACAACAGATCCCACCTGAGACAGACTCTCAACATGGAGGATCTCTACAGAAAGAATAAG GTTCAGAACTCCCCTCTGAAAACATTACTGGAGATTATTGTGAAGCATCACATTAAAGGccttaaaaatgacaaaatgacatgCAATGAAAGTGATCCCTTGGAATCTGCTCCAATTGTTAGCTCGATTGCTAATTGTCCTGCAGTAGCCCCAACCATAATGAATGGCACAAAGACAGAGGATAGCGCTGCAGCATTTGTCATTAGCAAACACGTCAAAACAAG GTCTGATATAGAGGGAATCGGCCCCTCTCAGCCAATACGTACGTCCTTATtggctgagacagacagaatgtcCAGTCATGATCAAAGAGGTATTTGGGTTTGTGACTCAGAAGACCAAAAAGGCCAGCCACTGGCGCCTTCCCTCCAGGACAAGGAGAGCTTCATCAGAAGAGAACCAGAAAAAAAGCCCTTCCTCATGGAGAGCACTCAACGGAGCAGAACTAATCGAATCATACGTGGCATGATGGCTGGACCAATAGCTAGCACGGCTCAG GAaccacacaaaaaaagacagactcGAAGGCTAGAAGTGCCCCAGCCACTGctcagaaaagaagaagaaaacaggcaGTCTAAGGATGGACTGTTAATGGCTGACTTACATCAAAAAGGCTTAGAAAGCAGGCCAACTGAAATCAGCTCAGTTGAGTGCGTAGGAGGGCGATGGGAGTTGCGGAGAGCTCCTGAGAGACTGCGGAGGGAAAACAGCTTTGAAAAAATGGGACAAGATAGAAAGAATAA AGTAAAGTCTTTGACGAGGCCAAATGCGGCTGATCTAGATGTGTCTGAGATGGTTTTAG AtgatattgatgatgatgatgatcttcGAGAGCTCTCCAAAGTATCTTTTCAGAGAACTATGGCGAAGCACAGCTATGCCAGCCACCCAATGGACCAACACACTGCCACG GAATTGAAAGCGGTTCTACTTGGTTCCACCCTAAATTGTTTCAATGTTGAGTGGAGGAATCAGGGTTTCACATTCTCAGAGACACATGACCTGAGATATGGAATTGTGCAGAAAAAG GGTGGTCCTTGTGGAGTTCTGGCATCCATCCAAGCCTTTGTTCTAAAGAAACTGCTGTTTGAAAACATCAAAAGCAGTAATACAGGCCTTCA GAGGTTAAGACCTTCGAACACTACCAGAAGAGAGTGTCTTGTTTTAGCTGCGGCTGAAATCCTGTGGAGAGCTGGCGAGGAAAAACAAGCCACAATTGCAAT AAATTCAGGGAGGAATCATTTCATCCCAGCTGGACACTACAAATCTGAAGGAGTGCTTGAAAAG ATCACATGTTTCACGGTGGATAACGTCAAGGACCTGCAGTCGTTTCTGGAACAGCATATTGAGCAGGTGAGAGATGCAGATTGCATGTCAAGTATGCAAAAGATTGCCAACCTTTTTGCTCTggtctgtgtttctctcccaCAGTTCGAGACTGGGGCGTTAGGATGCATACTGCTGACCATATCTGCTGTCCTGTCTCGGTCCATTGAAAA AGTAAGAGAGGATATGGACATGCCCACCACCACACTCATCGGAGCTCATGGCTACTGCACTCAG GAGCTGGTCAACTTGTTGCTCTGTGGAAGAGCAGTTTCTAATGTCTTTGACAATGAAATGGAGCTGGACTCAGGCAATGGCAGCGTGACTCTACTCAAGGGAATCAAAGGCCAGTGTGATGTTGGCCTGCTGTCCTTGTTTGAGCATTATAACATCTGTAAG GTAGGTGCTAGCCTGAAGACTCCCTGTTATCCCATCTGGGTGGTGTGCAGTGAAAGCCACTTCAGTGTGCTGTTTGGCCTGCAGAGGGAGCTGTTGACCAATCAGGACATAGGTCTGGAGTTTGACCTCTACTTTTACGATGGATTGGCCAATCAGCAGGAGGAGATCCGCCTCACTGTCT ctgttggCAAATCGGCCCAGAGCTGTCAGGGCGTCACTGATCTCATTCCTCCACTGGAGCACTGTATCCGAACAAG gtggaAAGATGCATTTGTCAACTGGAATGACACAGAGCCTATTCTCTGA
- the mindy4 gene encoding probable ubiquitin carboxyl-terminal hydrolase MINDY-4 isoform X3 translates to MAVSVEEVSSSLVREYLSRKGLKRTIACMDEEHPRTAASINNRSHLRQTLNMEDLYRKNKVQNSPLKTLLEIIVKHHIKGLKNDKMTCNESDPLESAPIVSSIANCPAVAPTIMNGTKTEDSAAAFVISKHVKTRSDIEGIGPSQPIRTSLLAETDRMSSHDQRGIWVCDSEDQKGQPLAPSLQDKESFIRREPEKKPFLMESTQRSRTNRIIRGMMAGPIASTAQEPHKKRQTRRLEVPQPLLRKEEENRQSKDGLLMADLHQKGLESRPTEISSVECVGGRWELRRAPERLRRENSFEKMGQDRKNKVKSLTRPNAADLDVSEMVLDDIDDDDDLRELSKVSFQRTMAKHSYASHPMDQHTATELKAVLLGSTLNCFNVEWRNQGFTFSETHDLRYGIVQKKGGPCGVLASIQAFVLKKLLFENIKSSNTGLQRLRPSNTTRRECLVLAAAEILWRAGEEKQATIAINSGRNHFIPAGHYKSEGVLEKITCFTVDNVKDLQSFLEQHIEQVRDADCMSSMQKIANLFALVCVSLPQFETGALGCILLTISAVLSRSIEKVREDMDMPTTTLIGAHGYCTQELVNLLLCGRAVSNVFDNEMELDSGNGSVTLLKGIKGQCDVGLLSLFEHYNICKVLA, encoded by the exons ATGGCCGTTTCAGTAGAGGAGGTTTCTTCGTCTCTTGTGCGGGAATATCTGAGTCGAAAG GGACTCAAGAGGACGATTGCCTGTATGGATGAAGAGCATCCACGCACAGCGGCCAGTATCAACAACAGATCCCACCTGAGACAGACTCTCAACATGGAGGATCTCTACAGAAAGAATAAG GTTCAGAACTCCCCTCTGAAAACATTACTGGAGATTATTGTGAAGCATCACATTAAAGGccttaaaaatgacaaaatgacatgCAATGAAAGTGATCCCTTGGAATCTGCTCCAATTGTTAGCTCGATTGCTAATTGTCCTGCAGTAGCCCCAACCATAATGAATGGCACAAAGACAGAGGATAGCGCTGCAGCATTTGTCATTAGCAAACACGTCAAAACAAG GTCTGATATAGAGGGAATCGGCCCCTCTCAGCCAATACGTACGTCCTTATtggctgagacagacagaatgtcCAGTCATGATCAAAGAGGTATTTGGGTTTGTGACTCAGAAGACCAAAAAGGCCAGCCACTGGCGCCTTCCCTCCAGGACAAGGAGAGCTTCATCAGAAGAGAACCAGAAAAAAAGCCCTTCCTCATGGAGAGCACTCAACGGAGCAGAACTAATCGAATCATACGTGGCATGATGGCTGGACCAATAGCTAGCACGGCTCAG GAaccacacaaaaaaagacagactcGAAGGCTAGAAGTGCCCCAGCCACTGctcagaaaagaagaagaaaacaggcaGTCTAAGGATGGACTGTTAATGGCTGACTTACATCAAAAAGGCTTAGAAAGCAGGCCAACTGAAATCAGCTCAGTTGAGTGCGTAGGAGGGCGATGGGAGTTGCGGAGAGCTCCTGAGAGACTGCGGAGGGAAAACAGCTTTGAAAAAATGGGACAAGATAGAAAGAATAA AGTAAAGTCTTTGACGAGGCCAAATGCGGCTGATCTAGATGTGTCTGAGATGGTTTTAG AtgatattgatgatgatgatgatcttcGAGAGCTCTCCAAAGTATCTTTTCAGAGAACTATGGCGAAGCACAGCTATGCCAGCCACCCAATGGACCAACACACTGCCACG GAATTGAAAGCGGTTCTACTTGGTTCCACCCTAAATTGTTTCAATGTTGAGTGGAGGAATCAGGGTTTCACATTCTCAGAGACACATGACCTGAGATATGGAATTGTGCAGAAAAAG GGTGGTCCTTGTGGAGTTCTGGCATCCATCCAAGCCTTTGTTCTAAAGAAACTGCTGTTTGAAAACATCAAAAGCAGTAATACAGGCCTTCA GAGGTTAAGACCTTCGAACACTACCAGAAGAGAGTGTCTTGTTTTAGCTGCGGCTGAAATCCTGTGGAGAGCTGGCGAGGAAAAACAAGCCACAATTGCAAT AAATTCAGGGAGGAATCATTTCATCCCAGCTGGACACTACAAATCTGAAGGAGTGCTTGAAAAG ATCACATGTTTCACGGTGGATAACGTCAAGGACCTGCAGTCGTTTCTGGAACAGCATATTGAGCAGGTGAGAGATGCAGATTGCATGTCAAGTATGCAAAAGATTGCCAACCTTTTTGCTCTggtctgtgtttctctcccaCAGTTCGAGACTGGGGCGTTAGGATGCATACTGCTGACCATATCTGCTGTCCTGTCTCGGTCCATTGAAAA AGTAAGAGAGGATATGGACATGCCCACCACCACACTCATCGGAGCTCATGGCTACTGCACTCAG GAGCTGGTCAACTTGTTGCTCTGTGGAAGAGCAGTTTCTAATGTCTTTGACAATGAAATGGAGCTGGACTCAGGCAATGGCAGCGTGACTCTACTCAAGGGAATCAAAGGCCAGTGTGATGTTGGCCTGCTGTCCTTGTTTGAGCATTATAACATCTGTAAG GTGCTAGCCTGA
- the alkal1 gene encoding protein ALKAL-like produces MQVEGKWHILLTIFFLLITSGQCMDSKDVKQKERRTLLDLILQVIRDSQQRDKAVSRRCSSGLFTSAQDMKFSSHEKPFYVPRLDNSRLIEIVPRDVNMKGKFIQHFTAGPVKFSSECRTHFHRLYHNTRDCSRPAYYKRCARLLTRLAMSPLCMQS; encoded by the exons ATGCAGGTGGAGGGGAAATGGCACATACTGTTGACTATCTTCTTTCTGCTCATCACCTCGGGTCAGTGTATGGATAGTAAGGATGtcaagcagaaagaaagaaggaccCTGTTGGATCTAATCTTGCAGGTTATCAGAGACAGCCAGCAACGGGACAAAGCCGTCTCCAGGCGCTGTAGCAGTGGACTCTTCACTTCAGCCCAAGACATGAAGTTCTCCTCCCATGAAAAGCCTTTCTATGTTCCTAGGCTGGATAACAGTAGACTCATAG AAATTGTTCCTAGAGATGTAAACATGAAAGGCAAAttcattcagcatttcacaG CAGGACCAGTCAAGTTCTCATCGGAGTGCAGAACACACTTTCATAGACTTTATCACAACACGAGGGACTGCTCAAGACCAGCAT attacaaAAGATGTGCAAGATTGCTAACACGATTAGCAATGAGTCCACTCTGCATGCAATCgtag